The Planctomycetota bacterium genome includes a region encoding these proteins:
- a CDS encoding GNAT family N-acetyltransferase: MEIEQLQTEDVRPLRYAVLRSNQPFEETLYPGDNSAVHLGIREGSKVIGVVSIYAEQPMPKKGKPGDFRFRGMAIDPKFQGSGVGTALIESMLDKAWEMGAQRIWGNTRTDVFGFYSGHGFDSVGDVFDIPDLGPHVVMFMDRPRNRS, from the coding sequence ATGGAGATCGAGCAACTTCAAACCGAGGACGTCCGCCCGCTACGGTATGCGGTGCTTCGATCGAATCAGCCGTTCGAGGAAACGTTGTATCCCGGCGACAACTCGGCCGTTCATCTCGGCATCCGTGAGGGCTCAAAGGTCATCGGCGTCGTGTCAATCTACGCGGAACAGCCGATGCCCAAGAAGGGCAAACCCGGCGACTTCCGTTTCCGTGGGATGGCCATCGATCCCAAGTTCCAAGGCTCGGGCGTCGGCACGGCTCTGATTGAGTCGATGCTCGACAAGGCTTGGGAAATGGGGGCACAACGGATCTGGGGCAACACCCGGACGGACGTGTTCGGCTTCTACTCCGGCCACGGGTTCGACTCGGTCGGCGACGTGTTCGACATCCCCGACCTCGGCCCGCACGTGGTGATGTTCATGGACCGCCCCCGCAACCGGTCTTAA